CCAGCGGGTGCAGCTGCTGCAGGACCTGGCAGGGCAGGTCGCGGACGGCAGCGTGAGCGCGGCCGAGGCCACCGACCGCATGGAGGAGATCAAGAAGTCGCAGGGGGGCTCGGTGCTCAGCAACACGACGCAGACAACAAGCAGTTCGGGGGCGCCCACGGTCAAGCGGGTGGTCCGCGAGATCCAGTCGCTGCTGCGCTCGGTGGCCGCTGCGGGGGACATCATCGAGGCCGCGGACACCCTCGCCCCCACCCACCCGGAACTGGCAGAGTTCCTTCGGGTGTACGGCGCCGGCCGCACCTCCGACGCGGTCACGCACTACCAGTCCCACCAGAACTGACCCCGGGGCCCGGTCGCCGAAGGGGGTTCGGCAGCCGGGCCGACGGCCCAGGTTCTGGGCGGTCATGAGCAGGCCGTGATGAGCAGGCCGTACGGTTCACCGGCGCGACCACGCGGGGAAACTGGCCGGCCGTTCACGGTGGGACTACGACGGGGGCGTGTCCCTCACAGGGAAGGGCGCGCGGGGCAGGCAGCAACGGGGGAGCCCGCGAAGGGGTTCACGGGGGGCCGACAGGGGAGTCCGCAAAGGGAGGGGACTGCGAGGGGAGTCGTATCGCTCGTCGAGGGGGAAGCAAGGGGGGTAACCGAAGGGGGAGGAGCGACGCACAGCCATGGGTGAGGTCTTCGCCGGCCGGTACGAACTGGTCGACCCGATCGGACGCGGAGGCGTCGGCGCCGTCTGGCGCGCCTGGGACCACCGCCGCCGCCGGTACGTGGCCGCCAAGGTCCTGCAGCAGAGCGACGCGCACTCCCTGCTGCGGTTCGTCCGCGAACAGGCCCTGCGGATCGATCATCCCCATGTGCTCGCGCCCGCCAGCTGGGCCGCCGACGACGACAAGGTCCTGTTCACCATGGACCTGGTGGCCGGCGGTTCACTGGTCCATCTCGTCGGGGACTACGGCCCCTTGCCGCCCTCCTTCGTCTGCACGCTCCTCGACCAGCTCCTCGCCGGTCTGGCCGCCGTGCACGCGGAGGGCGTCGTCCACCGGGACATCAAGCCCGCCAACCTGCTCCTCGAGGCCACCGGCACTGCTCGCCCGCGGCTTCGCCTGTCCGACTTCGGCATCGCCATGCGGCTGGGCGAACCCCGCCTGACCGAGACCAACCTCGTGGTGGGAACGCCCGGTTACCTCGCGCCCGAGCAACTCATGGGCGCGGAACCGGACTTCCCCGCCGACCTGTTCGCCGTAGGACTGGTCGCGCTGTATCTGCTGGAGGGCGCCAAGCCGGACACCAAGGCGCTCGTCCAGTACTTCGCCGCGCACGGAACACCCGGTGCGCCCAAGGGAATTCCCGAACCACTGTGGCAGGTCGTGGCCTCGCTGGTGCAGCCGGATCCGCAGGCCCGGTTCCGCACGGCCACCGGGGCACGCAAGGCTCTCGCCTCGGCCGCCGAGCTCCTGCCGGAACCGGGCCCCGACGACGAGCTGATCGAGATCTTCGACCAACTCGGACCGCTGCCACCGGGGTTCGAGGCGGGCGGGCCGCTCAAACCGGCGCCAGGAGTCGACCGGGGCAGGGGTGGCTCCGGGCAGTTCGGCACGGGCACCGCGGGTGCTGGTGTCACCGGCTCGGGGCTGACGGGCACCGGCTCCGTACCGAGCGATCCACGGCACAGCGTGGCGGGGCCGATCCCGGCCTCGGAGGTCTCGGCGCCCCCCTCCACGCCCGCCCCGCCGACGCCCCGACCCGGGTCCCAGCCACCCGTCGCTCAGGAGCCGTCCATCCCTTCGCAGCCCAGCGACGGGGACGCTCCTCTCCCCATGTCGGACACCGGCAGCTTCCACCTGCCCCCGCCTGACGCCACAGGCTCCTCCCCCCGGACCCAAACGCCCCCGTCACAGCCACACGTGGCGCAGGCACCAGCCCGCATGCAGGCACATGCACCGGCACAGGCACAGGATCGGAGACCGGGGGGCCAGTCACACCATGGCGCGCAGCATCACTCCGCTCACATCTCCCCCTACGACAACACACACGTCCTGTCCTCCCCTCACTCGCACGCGCCTCAGTACCCGGCTCAGCCCCCGACGCCGGCGCAGCACCAGCGCGTCGATGCCTCTACCGCTTCGTACACCGCTCAGAGCCCTCAGGTTCCGTCTTCGGAGCCCCCGATTCGGCAGCCTCGCCGCCGCGGCGGCCACCGTGCCACCCGGCGCGCCTCCCACGGCCTCGCACGACGGCCCGGCCCGCCCGCCAAGGTGACCGTCCCCCTCCTGCTGCTGGCGCTGGCCTGCTACGCCGTGGGTTTCTGGGCACTGACCCGCATCTGAGCCGCTGCCGACGGCCAAGGCCGCCCCGAGCGCAGCTGCCCGAGTGGCCCAGTCGGCGCGCTCCGGACCCCGAGCCGGCACCCTCCCGGCCAGGACCACGCCCTACCAGGCCCCAACCCTCCGCCGAGCCACCACAGCCCACACCCCCAGCACCACCAGCACCAAAGTCCCCGTTCCGATCCCGCTCACCGCGAGCACGGTCATCGCAGCGTCACCGCCACCCCCGGCCGCCCCGCCTCCCGCAGCCACCCACCGATCGCCTTCCACGACCTGAAAGACGTCTCCGGGCTCCGGCTCCCCCGCATAGCCGGGCCCAGCCTCCGCCGCACCCCCCACCCGCAGGCGCAACGTCAGCTGGAGCGGCCCGTCGCCGTAGTTCTCGGCCACGTCGGCCGC
Above is a window of Streptomyces sp. DT2A-34 DNA encoding:
- a CDS encoding serine/threonine protein kinase, whose translation is MGEVFAGRYELVDPIGRGGVGAVWRAWDHRRRRYVAAKVLQQSDAHSLLRFVREQALRIDHPHVLAPASWAADDDKVLFTMDLVAGGSLVHLVGDYGPLPPSFVCTLLDQLLAGLAAVHAEGVVHRDIKPANLLLEATGTARPRLRLSDFGIAMRLGEPRLTETNLVVGTPGYLAPEQLMGAEPDFPADLFAVGLVALYLLEGAKPDTKALVQYFAAHGTPGAPKGIPEPLWQVVASLVQPDPQARFRTATGARKALASAAELLPEPGPDDELIEIFDQLGPLPPGFEAGGPLKPAPGVDRGRGGSGQFGTGTAGAGVTGSGLTGTGSVPSDPRHSVAGPIPASEVSAPPSTPAPPTPRPGSQPPVAQEPSIPSQPSDGDAPLPMSDTGSFHLPPPDATGSSPRTQTPPSQPHVAQAPARMQAHAPAQAQDRRPGGQSHHGAQHHSAHISPYDNTHVLSSPHSHAPQYPAQPPTPAQHQRVDASTASYTAQSPQVPSSEPPIRQPRRRGGHRATRRASHGLARRPGPPAKVTVPLLLLALACYAVGFWALTRI